Proteins from one Podospora pseudoanserina strain CBS 124.78 chromosome 1, whole genome shotgun sequence genomic window:
- a CDS encoding hypothetical protein (COG:U; EggNog:ENOG503P95C), protein MNASALLQSQGWLGKGHSLDSHRFGSSSTTPTQSGRNARGLVNPLLISRNTDGRGIGNKTHYTSDQWWLSAFDQKLKGLDTTNSKEGITQTVTEGKLDAVGRVQEGKYTGTKGLYAFFVKGGLLEGTVEVGLLGESKEGTATPDGGSESGGGFSLRQQLAAKRAKREAKKAGMTKEERKARKEKKEAKRLKREEKVRRRKEKEGRRREKEERRKRKELKRRRRAEKDRKEK, encoded by the coding sequence ATGAAcgcctccgccctcctccagtcCCAAGGCTGGCTGGGCAAAGGCCACTCCCTCGACTCCCACCGCTTCGGTTCCTCCTCCACTACCCCAACCCAATCCGGTCGAAACGCCCGCGGCCTGGtgaaccccctcctcatatCCCGCAACACCGACGGCCGCGGCATAGGCAACAAGACGCACTACACCTCTGACCAGTGGTGGCTCTCGGCTTTTGACCAGAAGCTCAAGGGGTTGGACACGACAAACTCGAAGGAGGGTATTACCCAGACTGTCACGGAGGGGAAGCTGGatgcggtggggagggtgcagGAGGGAAAGTATACCGGTACCAAGGGGCTGTATGCGTTTTTtgtgaagggggggttgttggaggggacggtggaggttgggttgttgggggagagTAAGGAGGGGACTGCGACGCCTGATGGGGGGAGTGagagtggtggggggttttcGTTGAGGCAGCAATTGGCGGCGAAGAGGGCGAAAagagaggcgaagaaggcggggatgacgaaggaggagaggaaagcaaggaaagaaaagaaggaggcgAAGAGGTTAAAacgggaggagaaggtgaggaggagaaaggaaaaggaggggaggagaagggagaaggaggagaggaggaaaaggaaagagttgaagaggaggaggagggcggagaaggatAGGAAGGagaaatga
- the THG1 gene encoding tRNA-His guanylyltransferase (EggNog:ENOG503NXAV; COG:H; BUSCO:EOG09264G0H), with protein MANSKFEYVKNFEQPDNLLLNTWIVVRIDGRGFTKFSSKYGFEKPNDRRALDLMNAAAQAVMYEIPEVTIAYGISDEYSFVFHKSCTLFERRSSKLVTTIVSTFSSYYIHLWSTYFPDTPLSPPLPSFDGRAVCYPSVQNLRDYMSWRQVDCHINNLYNTTFWALIQKGGMGNLEAEELLKGTYAADKNEILFSKFGINYNNEPEIYKKGSVLFRGYELVDPATHNAAAEADSLAEPVQQSKNQTENDKKRRAKARIVIEHLDIIKDEFWDRRPWLLSNKPGKVPKET; from the exons ATGGCGAACTCAAA ATTTGAATATGTCAAAAACTTTGAGCAGCCAGACAACTTGCTGCTAAATACATGGATTGTTGTGAGAATCGACGGGAGAGGCTTCACAAA ATTCTCAAGCAAATATGGTTTCGAAAAACCAAACGACAGGCGAGCTCTGGATCTCATGAACGCTGCCGCTCAGGCAGTCATGTATGAGATACCAGAGGTCACCATAGCCTACGGAATCAGCGATGAATACAG CTTCGTATTCCACAAGTCATGCACCCTCTTCGAAAGACGTTCAAG CAAACTCGTCACCACAATCGTATCAACCTTCTCATCCTACTACATCCACCTCTGGTCAACCTACTTCCCAGACACCCCCCTGTCACCCCCCTTACCCAGCTTCGACGGCAGAGCAGTCTGCTACCCCAGCGTGCAGAACCTCCGGGACTACATGAGCTGGAGGCAGGTAGACtgccacatcaacaacctctaCAACACCACCTTCTGGGCTCTCATACAAAAAGGTGGCATGGGAAATCTCGAGGCGGAAGAGTTGCTCAAGGGGACGTATGCTGCCGACAAGAACGAGATTTTGTTTTCCAAGTTTGGCATAAACTACAACAACGAGCCGGAGATTTATAAGAAGGGGAGTGTGCTGTTTCGGGGC TACGAGCTGGTAGACCCAGCCACCCACAACGCAGCAGCCGAAGCAGATAGCCTGGCCGAGCCAGTCCAGCAATCCAAGAACCAGACAGAAAACGACAAAAAGAGGAGGGCCAAGGCCAGGATAGTGATTGAGCACCttgacatcatcaaggaTGAATTCTGGGACCGGAGGCCCTGGTTGCTATCTAACAAGCCGGGCAAGGTTCCCAAGGAGACCTGA
- the SWD1 gene encoding chromatin binding protein (EggNog:ENOG503NUJP; BUSCO:EOG09262XRU; COG:S) — protein sequence MEKKDGIPERLERSSRDTPRGGDLPAGRLAPAEAARAWPPNPCQTGAIEGAAQRVSSASRPLQRPISSFLARTDDESQQFDIPDFELVKRQRRLDKSKMNLLLSDDYLLQDYPENITNTIRSGHSTCVRFNRKGDYLASGRGDGTVVVWDIETMGVARKLRGHSKQIQSLSWSRCGRYLLSACAGWKAILWDLQDGKKYREVRFRAPVYGAELHPWNHHQFAAALFEAQPVLVDVQDRKDVQHPLPTAPEHDTVKQTTTAMIYTAKGAHLLSGTSKGRLNIIDTTTHQLIYSEKIAERSAVLLLRLTESGKDLLVNSNDGIIRTFHLPDLSAPDLDPDTIQLPLEHKFQDVVNKLRWGHVTFSATGEYVAASAHNNHELYIWERAHGSLVRMLEGPKEESTYLEWHPHKALLVACGAETGRINIWSVTSPQKWSALAPDFVEVEDNVEYIEKEDEFDIHPHEEIQKRRLDQEDEEIDVMGPVGNKTELEQEADNFRVPILFDLGESDSEDEFINVGFGTLRRKSPGEQDDGEGTGGEKAPPKKRGRAKKK from the exons ATGGAGAAAAAGGATGGCATTCCAGAACGTCTGGAAAGAAGCTCCAGAGATACCCCGCGTGGCGGGGACTTGCCGGCGGGGCGCTTGGCACCCGCTGAAGCTGCACGGGCCTGGCCACCAAACCCCTGTCAAACAGGCGCCATCGAAGGTGCGGCTCAGCGGGTCTCTAGCGCATCGAGACCCTTGCAGCGGCCCATCAGTTCTTTTCTAGCGAGAACCGATGATGAAAGTCAACAATTCGACATTCCAGATTTCGAACTCGTGAAGCGACAACGTCGCCTCGACAAGTCCAAGATGAATCTGCTACTTTCCGACGATTACCTGCTTCAAGACTACCCAGAGAACATTACCAACACCATTCGATCGGGTCACTCAACCTGTGTTCGCTTCAATCGCAAGGGTGATTACCTCGCGTCCGGCCGCGGTGATGGAACCGTTGTCGTTTGGGACATTGAGACCATGGGCGTCGCCCGGAAGCTGCGAGGCCATTCTAAGCAAATACAATCGCTAAGCTGGTCACGGTGCGGTCGATACCTACTGTCGGCCTGTGCTGGTTGGAAGGCCATTCTATGGGATCTCCAAGATGGCAAGAAGTATCGCGAAGTGCGATTCCGAGCGCCAGTCTACGGGGCTGAGCTCCATCCCTGGAACCA TCACCAGTTTGCTGCAGCCTTGTTCGAAGCCCAACCGGTCCTCGTCGATGTCCAAGACCGAAAAGAtgttcaacaccctctcccgaCCGCTCCAGAGCACGACACCGTGAAGCAGACCACAACGGCGATGATATATACTGCGAAGGGAGCTCATCTGCTATCCGGCACCAGCAAAGGCCGACTGAATATTATCGACACCACAACCCACCAGCTCATCTACTCCGAGAAGATCGCCGAAAGGAGCGCGGTTCTTCTGTTGAGACTGACCGAATCTGGCAAAGACCTGCTTGTCAATAGCAACGACGGTATCATCCGAACGTTTCACCTGCCAGACCTCTCCGCCCCAGATCTGGATCCTGATACAATACAGTTGCCCCTTGAGCACAAGTTCCAGGACGTCGTCAACAAGCTTCGATGGGGGCATGTCACATTCAGCGCTACGGGGGAGTATGTAGCTGCCTCGGCTCATAACAACCACGAGCTTTATATCTGGGAGCGAGCACACGGCAGTTTGGTTCGTATGCTTGAGGGGCCAAAGGAGGAGTCGACATATCTAGAATGGCACCCTCATAAGGCCTTGCTCGTAGCTTGTGGCGCGGAGACGGGCAGAATTAATATCTGGTCAGTCACAAGCCCACAGAAATGGTCGGCTCTGGCGCCTGATttcgtcgaggtcgaggacaaCGTTGAGTACATCGAGAAGGAAGACGAGTTCGACATCCATCCCCACGAAGAGATTCAGAAACGACGGTTGGAtcaggaggacgaggagatcGATGTGATGGGACCGGTGGGGAACAAGACAGAGCTGGAACAGGAGGCTGACAATTTCCGGGTGCCCATCCTCTTTGACCTGGGCGAGTCGGACAGCGAAGATGAGTTCATCAACGTCGGATTCGGGACACTGCGACGGAAGAGTCCGGGAGAGCAAGACGATGGTGAGGGCACTGGTGGTGAAAAGGCGCCCCCGAAAAAGAGAGGGCGAGCTAAGAAGAAGTAG
- the RPO21 gene encoding DNA-directed RNA polymerase II subunit RPB1 (EggNog:ENOG503NWQ7; COG:K): protein MANLIFAHSSAPLRTIQEIQFGLLSPDEIKAMSVAHIVYPETMDETRTKPRDGGLNDPLLGSVDRQFKCKTCTENMSECPGHFGHIELARPVYHPGFIKRTKKLLEIVCHNCSKVLADRSDPAYAAAMKIRDPKTRFKRVWDICKAKRVCDNLAPQKPEDGSYDPNAGPADGGHGGCGNTQPVVRQQALTLYAMVEHKDDEGVKTKEKKVLTPEMTLNIFRRMSEDEMVDIGLNISQARPEWMIITVLPVPPPPVRPSISMDGTGTGMRNEDDLTYKLGDIIRANGNVRQAISEGSPQHIITDYENLLQYHVATYMDNDIAGQPQALQKSGRPVKAIRARLKGKEGRLRGNLMGKRVDFSARTVITGDANISLDEVGVPRSIARTLTFPETVTPYNIEKLTGYVKNGPNEHPGAKYVIRSDGTRIDLRHHKRAGALQLEYGWKVERHLIDGDFIIFNRQPSLHKESMMGHRVRVMPYSTFRLNLSVTSPYNADFDGDEMNLHVPQTEETRAEVKELCMVPLNIVSPQRNGPLMGIVQDTLAGVYKLTRRDTFLTKEQVMDVMMWVPDWDGVIPLPAIWKPRPRWTGKQIISMVIPSIINLAMGADGEERDAPLKDEGLLIQQGQLIYGLLTKKSVGAAGGGIIHLCYNELGPSGAMDFLNGCQRVVNYWLLHCGHSIGIGDTIPDDKTIELIEKHINDEKAVVAKLTKMATENQLEALPGMNVRETFENKVSAALNTARDKAGTSTEKSLKDLNNAVTMARSGSKGSSINISQMTALVGQQIVEGKRIPFGFKYRTLPHFTKDDYSPEARGFVENSYLRGLTPSEFFFHAMAGREGLIDTAVKTAETGYIQRRLVKALEDAEAHYDGTVRNSLGDIIQFVYGEDGLDGIAIEKQKVDHMNLNNAKFDKRFRLDVMDETSSAAALDALEYGREMVSDPAVQSLLDEEYEQLLADRKQVREINRKKKDDDSMQLPLNIGRIIDTAKKLFKVDSTQRSDLTPKDVIPAVQALLARMVVVRGEDELSKEADYNATILFKIQIRSRLAFKRLAVEQRLNKLAFDHVLGELENRWSRSMVSPGEMVGVLAAQSIGEPATQMTLNTFHFAGVSSKNVTLGVPRLKEILNVAKDIKTPSMVVYLDKERATQEDAKSMRNLVEHTSLRSVTAMTEIYYDPDITSTVIPEDFDLVESYFLIPDTSDSQPIDSQSRWLLRIMLDRQKMLDKGLRVEDVAAAIKQEYKKDVAVIFSDNNAEEMVVRIRVIRQNDDKDADGNTIIEDDVMLKRLEKHLLDSCTLRGVEGIERAFLNKTARLLELPDGSQTANKDKEPACEEWYLDTQGTALREVLTVEGVDTTRTYTNDLYQVVDVFGIEAARSALMAELTQVLAFDGSYVNHRHLALLVDVMTYRGSIAAVTRHGINRADTGALMRCSFEETVEILLEAAAVGELDDCRGISENVMLGQMAPMGTGHFEVLLDPKMLETVISDNSRMGLMAGMTIKGNQLEGAATPYDTGSPMADNGYLGGSYSPTMGNFSPIVGNESGGPPGFASEYGGGGYGSSSVNPYATSPGRPTSPFTTSPTSPFSYGYSPTSPAAGYSPTSPLIDAGGRFASSPQFSPSSPSFSPTSPMLRPGSPTSPSYSPTSPSYSPASPAATRHYSPTSPAQFQSPTSPSYSPTSPSYSPASPAFQATSPSYSPASPNWSPTSPDAYSPTSPTFQRSPGQQMSPTSPGYSPTSPSFSPRTPGRAAGSGGDQYSPTSPTND, encoded by the exons ATGGCGAACCTTATCTTCGCTCACTCGAGCGCGCCGCTCCGGACAATTCAGGAGATCCAGTTTGGTCTGCTGTCGCCGGATGAAATCAAGGCCATGAGCGTAGCCCACATCGTCTATCCTGAGACTATGGATGAGACGAGAACCAAGCCACGCGATGGTGGTCTCAACGACCCTCTACTCGGCTCAGTAGACCGACAATTCAAATGCAAGACATGTACCGAAAACATGTCAGAATGCCCAGGGCATTTCGGACACATCGAACTGGCCCGCCCAGTCTACCATCCAGGATTCATCAAACGGACAAAGAAATTGCTGGAAATCGTCTGCCATAACTGTAGCAAGGTTTTGGCTGATAGA AGTGATCCTGCTTACGCCGCGGCTATGAAGATTCGCGACCCCAAAACTCGCTTCAAGCGTGTGTGGGACATCTGCAAAGCGAAGCGCGTTTGCGATAACCTTGCGCCGCAGAAACCCGAAGATGGCTCGTATGATCCCAACGCGGGCCCAGCTGATGGTGGTCACGGAGGTTGCGGCAATACCCAGCCCGTTGTGCGTCAGCAGGCTCTGACTCTGTATGCCATGGTCGAGCACAAGGACGACGAAGGTGTGAagaccaaggagaagaaggttctTACACCCGAGATGACTCTCAACATCTTCCGTCGCATGTCAGAGGACGAGATGGTCGATATCGGTCTCAACATTTCCCAAGCCCGTCCCGAGTGGATGATCATTACAGTTCTTCCCGTGCCCCCGCCGCCAGTGCGTCCTAGCATTTCTATGGACGGTACTGGCACCGGTATGCGCAACGAAGACGATTTAACGTACAAACTTGGCGATATCATTCGCGCCAACGGCAACGTCAGACAGGCCATCTCAGAAGGCTCTCCCCAGCACATCATCACGGATTATGAGAATCTTCTCCAGTACCATGTCGCCACCTATATGGACAACGACATTGCTGGTCAGCCGCAAGCTCTGCAAAAGAGCGGCCGTCCAGTGAAAGCCATCCGCGCGCGTCTCAAGGGCAAAGAAGGTCGTCTGAGAGGTAACTTAATGGGAAAGCGAGTCGACTTCTCGGCCCGTACTGTCATCACGGGTGATGCCAACATTTCTCTGGATGAAGTCGGTGTCCCACGCAGCATTGCCCgcaccctcaccttccccgAGACTGTCACTCCCTACAACATTGAGAAGCTGACCGGCTATGTCAAAAATGGGCCGAACGAACATCCCGGTGCCAAGTACGTAATCAGGTCGGACGGGACGCGCATCGATCTTCGCCATCACAAGCGTGCGGGAGCTCTGCAGCTGGAGTACGGGTGGAAAGTCGAGCGTCATTTGATCGACGGTGACTTTATCATCTTCAACCGTCAGCCCTCTCTCCACAAGGAGTCTATGATGGGTCACAGAGTGCGCGTCATGCCCTACTCTACTTTCCGCCTGAATTTGTCCGTCACATCGCCTTACAACGCCGATTTCGACGGTGATGAAATGAACTTGCACGTTCCGCAGACCGAGGAGACACGTGCTGAAGTCAAGGAGCTGTGCATGGTTCCTCTCAACATCGTCTCTCCCCAGCGTAACGGCCCCCTCATGGGTATCGTCCAGGATACACTGGCTGGCGTATACAAGCTCACTCGTCGCgacaccttcctcaccaaagaACAGGTGATGGACGTCATGATGTGGGTCCCAGACTGGGATGGAGTCATTCCCCTTCCTGCTATCTGGAAGCCTAGGCCCCGGTGGACTGGCAAGCAGATCATCAGCATGGTGATTCCCAGCATTATCAACCTTGCCATGGGTGCCGATGGCGAAGAGAGGGACGCCCCGCTTAAGGACGAGGGTCTTCTGATTCAGCAAGGTCAGCTCATCTACGGCTTGCTCACCAAGAAGAGTGtcggtgctgctggaggcgGCATCATTCATCTGTGCTACAATGAGTTGGGCCCCTCCGGTGCCATGGACTTCTTGAACGGGTGCCAAAGAGTTGTCAACTATTGGCTTCTCCACTGCGGCCACAGCATTGGTATCGGTGACACCATTCCCGATGACAAGACCATTGAGCTCATTGAAAAGCACATCAATGATGAGAAGGCCGTAGTCGCCAAGCTTACCAAGATGGCCACTGAAAACCAGCTCGAGGCTCTCCCGGGTATGAACGTCCGTGAGACGTTCGAGAACAAGGTGTCGGCTGCCTTGAATACGGCTCGTGACAAGGCCGGTACGTCTACCGAGAAGAGTTTGAAGGATCTCAACAACGCCGTCACCATGGCTCGTTCGGGTTCCAAGGGCTCTTCCATCAATATCTCCCAAATGACAGCGTTGGTCGGCCAGCAGATTGTCGAAGGAAAGCGCATTCCCTTCGGCTTCAAATACCGCACCCTCCCTCATTTCACCAAGGATGATTACTCCCCCGAGGCTCGCGGTTTCGTCGAGAACTCGTATCTCCGTGGCTTGACTCCTTCGGAATTTTTCTTCCACGCCATGGCTGGTAGAGAAGGTTTGATCGATACTGCAGTCAAGACAGCCGAGACTGGTTACATTCAGCGTCGCTTGGTCAAGGCTCTTGAAGACGCTGAGGCGCATTACGATGGTACGGTGCGCAACTCGCTGGGTGATATCATTCAGTTCGTGTACGGTGAGGATGGCCTTGATGGTATTGCCATTGAAAAGCAAAAGGTCGACCACATGAACTTGAACAACGCCAAGTTCGACAAGCGCTTCCGTCTCGACGTGATGGACGAAACAAGCTCTGCTGCCGCTCTGGACGCCCTGGAATATGGCCGAGAGATGGTCAGCGATCCTGCCGTCCAGTCGCTTTTGGATGAGGAATATGAGCAGCTTCTTGCCGACCGGAAGCAAGTCCGTGAAATCAaccgcaagaagaaggacgatGATAGCATGCAGCTGCCTCTTAACATTGGCCGTATTATTGATACTGCCAAGAAGCTCTTCAAGGTTGACAGTACCCAGCGCAGCGACCTGACGCCCAAGGATGTCATTCCTGCTGTGCAGGCCTTGCTTGCTCGCATGGTGGTAGTTAGAGGTGAGGATGAATTGTCCAAAGAAGCTGATTACAACGCCACCATTCTCTTCAAGATTCAGATTCGCTCTCGTCTTGCGTTCAAGCGCCTGGCTGTTGAGCAGCGGCTCAACAAGCTCGCCTTCGACCATGTTCTTGGTGAGCTCGAAAACCGTTGGTCCCGGTCCATGGTCTCTCCTGGTGAGATGGTTGGCGTGTTGGCTGCCCAGTCCATTGGTGAGCCTGCCACCCAGATGACGTTGAACACCTTCCATTTCGCCGGTGTTTCTTCTAAGAACGTCACCCTCGGTGTACCGCGTCTCAAGGAAATCCTCAACGTTGCCAAGGACATCAAGACTCCGTCCATGGTTGTCTACCTTGACAAGGAGAGAGCTACGCAAGAAGACGCCAAGTCGATGCGTAACTTGGTTGAACACACCAGTCTGAGATCCGTCACAGCCATGACTGAGATCTACTACGACCCCGATATCACTTCCACTGTCATCCCCGAGGATTTCGATCTCGTCGAGTCCTACTTCCTTATTCCCGACACCTCTGACTCGCAGCCCATCGATAGTCAATCCCGCTGGCTACTCAGAATCATGCTCGATCGTCAAAAGATGCTTGACAAGGGCTTGCGTGTGGAGGATGTTGCCGCTGCTATCAAACAGGAGTACAAGAAGGATGTCGCGGTTATTTTCAGTGACAACAACGCCGAGGAGATGGTTGTTCGTATCCGGGTCATTCGTCAGAACGATGACAAGGATGCTGACGGTAACACTATCATCGAGGATGACGTTATGCTGAAGCGTCTGGAGAAGCATCTGCTTGATTCTTGTACCCTCCGTGGCGTTGAAGGCATCGAGCGTGCTTTCCTGAACAAGACCGCCAGATTGCTCGAACTCCCCGACGGATCGCAAACGGccaacaaggacaaggagccAGCCTGCGAGGAGTGGTATCTTGATACCCAGGGTACGGCCCTTAGAGAGGTCTTGAcggttgagggtgttgacaCTACTCGCACCTACACCAACGACTTGTaccaggttgttgatgtgtttgGAATCGAAGCTGCTCGCTCGGCTCTCATGGCTGAGTTGACGCAAGTGCTTGCCTTCGACGGTTCCTATGTCAACCATCGCCATTTGGCTCTATTGGTCGATGTCATGACCTATCGCGGCAGCATTGCTGCCGTTACTCGTCATGGTATCAATCGCGCTGATACTGGTGCGCTCATGCGTTGCTCTTTCGAGGAGACTGTCGAGATTCTTCTCGAAGCCGCTGCGGTTGGTGAGCTTGACGACTGCCGCGGTATTTCCGAGAACGTCATGCTTGGTCAGATGGCGCCCATGGGTACTGGTCACTTTGAGGTTCTTCTCGACCCCAAGATGCTGGAGACTGTCATCTCTGATAACTCTCGCATGGGTCTCATGGCTGGCATGACCATCAAGGGTAACCAGCTTGAGGGTGCCGCGACCCCCTACGACACAGGCTCACCTATGGCTGATAACGGCTACCTTGGCGGGTCTTACTCCCCAACCATGGGTAACTTCTCCCCTATTGTGGGCAATGAATCTGGTGGCCCGCCTGGGTTCGCATCTGAatacggtggtggtgggtatggTTCCAGCTCGGTCAACCCGTATGCTACAAGCCCTGGGCGACCTACGAGTCCCTTCACTACCTCCCCGACGTCGCCTTTCAGCTACGGTTACTCCCCGACGTCGCCTGCTGCTGGGTATtcccccacctctccgcTCATCGACGCCGGTGGTCGGTTTGCTTCGAGCCCTCAGTTCAGCCCGTCCTCGCCGTCTTTCTCGCCAACGTCGCCTATGCTTCGTCCTGGGAGCCCAACAAGCCCCAGCTACAGCCCGACTTCGCCGAGCTATTCTCCTGCGTCTCCGGCTGCCACCCGTCACTACTCCCCGACATCGCCCGCGCAGTTCCAGTCACCGACCTCGCCGTCGTACTCGCCGACGAGTCCGAGCTACAGCCCAGCGTCCCCTGCGTTCCAGGCCACGTCGCCATCATACTCGCCGGCGTCGCCCAACTGGTCGCCCACGTCGCCAGATGCTTACTCGCCGACAAGCCCCACCTTCCAGCGCTCTCCCGGGCAGCAAATGTCTCCAACCAGCCCTGGGTATTCACCAACGTCTCCTAGCTTCTCTCCCAGAACGCCGGGTCGCGCCGCgggaagtggtggtgatcaata CTCGCCTACCTCCCCCACGAATGACTGA